The Vigna angularis cultivar LongXiaoDou No.4 chromosome 6, ASM1680809v1, whole genome shotgun sequence genome contains the following window.
CCTTTGGCTCAAAAGAGAGCAATGAAACTATTGCAATGGTTTAAGGATGAAAGGCAGACTAAGATGGGGCCACATTCTGGTCCACAAACACCAAGATTTGCAATGGGATCACCTTTAAATCAAAGAGAAGCAAAAGAAgggaagaaaatgatgaagagtTTGGTGAAACAGAGTCTGCACAGGAATATGCAAATAATAACTCACAGGGCAAATGCTGCAGGGGAGTCGTCTAAATTGAAGTCTTTGATCATCAGCACAAGTTCCAAGAGTTTGCCTTACTAAGGATCATTCTTTTTACACTTTCTTTCCCATAAAAATTCGAAATTGACACAGCTTTAGCAGTTTAGGCTTTCCTGAAATGTGCTATAGTTTGGCACCTGCCATTGATGACATCAGCTTATGGGACGAAAACTTGAAAAACTACAGAACGTGAAAATGTTACCTTGACATTTCGTGTTACAACATTTGTATATGTTGACAGGTATAAACGAAAAGTTTCCAGTGACAAGAAATAGTTAAGTTTTAGAAAGTCAATCTAATATTAAATTTCGCTTCAACGCCGAAACCATTCCCACCAGGTCCGGGTCCCTGTTTACTCTTcgctttaaaaaaaaaaaattaattgtgttttaactttttataaaagtgTCTCAATtaagtttttccttttaaaaaattattaattgcaTCTCAGGTTGCGTGTTAATAACTggtttttaaattagaaatttttgtTGACATGCATCACGTTTTTACTATGAGACAAAATACTCTTAGTGGCACATGATAGAGTAATGTCATGTATTAgtgatgaatatattttttaaaaatcaagaatttaaaactaatatattattagtttatgtttttatagaagaaaaaattaatcaatatgttatataataaaaacgAAATGATATGtgtcttaatttaaaaaaaaaagtaatctaTTCACTAATCTAtctatataataaaagtaaacaacaaataaaaacaatgatatgcgtcttaaaaaaacaatttaatatattattgaatgaaattatataaaaaaacaaatatataattaaatatataataaaataaaaaatattttagagaaTTATACaaacttttcaaatattaaaccaATTAaactattgaaaaataataaaaatttaggtttaatatctattttgttCTCTAGGTTTTGGAGGTTTGTTTAAAGTGGCCGGATATTCACAATTGTtctatattttgtaaaaagagtTTGGTAggtttgttcaaagtggtcATACCTTCTTTTTCAGATAGGTTTATTCAAAGTGGTCATACCTTCTTTTTCAGATGTTGACAATTGtcccatattttgtaaaaacggTTCAAGTTGATTCTTTTTGCTTACAGCGTTAAAAACGCTAATGGTATAATTGTCCCCTGACCAAAGCTGAATGAGTTGTTCAGTTATTGATTGCATGACAGGCTAAGGTCAATTGGCTTGACAATGTATGTGGAAAGAGTCCGGGTTCTAGCAAAGCCCCACCATAGGGCCACCATGTTGCCATTAACACCATCACAGGTTCATCTTCTCGCGCAATCAAACCTCCATAACCATCACGCCATAAACCTCCAGAACATCGCACCATCTTTGTTTCGAATTGCAGAACCACCATCTACCTTCATATGCACCTTCAGCAGCTATGGCGACctggacaaaataaaaaatgcatcaaaacCTAAATCGTGTCTCGTCCTGCCTCTACTGCAACCATGCTTGTTAAATCACAACGGTGCCTGCAGAAAAATCTCAAACCAGAATCGTGATTCACCACTTTGAACCCTAATCGTGAGTTCTTTCTCCCTCAATTCAAAGTCTACATCTGAAATCAGAAAAGCTCATAAACCAAATCGCCTAATTCAAACCTCCACGACCAACATTCAAAAGCCCTAACCTAAATCGCGTTGTAACGGCGAGTTCATCTCCTCCGTCACCTTCGCGCACCGCAAGCAATTCTCCTTCATATTCTCCACGAACTCGAAGAACCCATATCGTGTTCTCGCGAACCACTATGGCCAATAAACATCTCCtttatcatcttcttcatcgCAGAAGAAACACAGATGAGGGTCGAAAACCCTAGTTCGAGAAAGAGAGAGCGTTTCTCGCATCACAAGCATCATTATGCAATTGTGCGAAACCCTAATTTGGGTGAGAAGGAGACTGCCACGTGACAGTCCCTCATTGGTTGAACTTGACACACAATCAATAACGGGAGAATTTATTCACTTTTGGCTAGGAAACAATTAAACCGTTTTTAACATCCTAAGCAAAAAAAGACAAATTAAActgtttttacaaaatatggaATAACTATgaacatatgaaaaaaataggACCACAAACCTACCAAATCTAAAGAGCAAAATaggtattaataaaaaaaattatattaactagtaaataaaataattagactATTAAACATTTCTTAtctaaaaaaacacaaataatcaataaaaatattaaaaataactattaaacTTTTGTTATCtgaaaaaacacaaataatcaataaaaatataaaaaataactaaaaatattgaaataaaaaatataaaaaatatttacttttatatatttcatttgaatataatgacacaaaaattataataacagaaaaaataataaagtatatatGAGTTTACTAATTTGTTAACTTATGTAATTTGTTAACTTATTTAACCAATTAAAattgtatcaaattttagttgaaaaaaaattcttatttataaaaaaaaacatactttaaacaaaaaatattttaataatttttatttttaatttaaaataaaaaaattaagaattatttaaatattttttacctaaaatccttaaaatttaaaatatttttttcaactaaaatttaatatactttaaaaattacGTATTaacaaaccatatatatatatatatatatatatatatatatatatatattctcgcacggaaaaatcaaatattatttatactgTTTTGAATACAAAAATTTCCTTTCAAACTCATTCCATACAGAAATTTCACATAAAAAACAGATATGGTTCTGTCGTCCcgtttggtatttttttttctcggcCATAGGTGCGACACAGTAGAGTAGTCGTAGGATGTTGGACAGAGTCCCAAAAGAAAAGTAATTTAGCTTACACAAGTTTTGCGAGCATGAGGGACACATGGTTGGGTCCCACCTTCTGTAATACTCTTCCCCTCTCCGTCCCAGTTTCTGCAAGAATCCTCTCGTCGtcattttcttcttcgtcttcaaTGGCTGCCTCTTCATCACACCATCGCTTCCACCATCACCGCCGCTGTTACTCAAATCCTAACCCTCCTCACCCTCAGCCTGCCTTGCTAGTCTTCTCCGGAGGCACCGCTTTCAACGGCGTTATCGAAGAGCTCAAGAATTTCACTAACCGCGTTGCTCACATTCTTCCTGTTTCCGACGATGGTGGAAGTACTGCGGAGATTGTTCGTGTTCTCGGTACGGCGttttgttaattaataattatagatTATAATTACCAGTGTTTCTATTTTTGGCGATATTTTGCATTGTCGCGGAATCAAATTCTGGGGGCGAGGAATTAAGGATTTGGTTGATTGGGTGGATGCGTGTGCTTGCGTTGCAGGGGGTCCTGCTGTTGGAGACATACGTTCCAGGTGTCTGAGGTTGTCCGATCAAAGTACCGTTGAGGCTCTCGCCGTTCGGAATTTGCTTGGGCATCGTCTACCACTGGATCCATCTCAAGCTAAATCAGAATGGTTGGTACCACATTCTTAGTTTTTGTTTCTTGCCCAATGCCTGATACTTCTGGTTGAATTATGGATAATTTGGCTTGGTCTCCGCTTTCCATGTTACTTGCTTTAATGGTTAACATGTTGGGCCCAGGCTTAATGGATGTGTGCTAATTGCTAGGTTATATCATTTAGGGGTGGTGATTTAATGGATACCTGACTTGGGAGGTTGGGAGTCATGGCCTCTCCACTGTTTTTGAAAGGTTGACATTCTCTTGTAGTCTTTGAcccttgttttcttttatattcagGAAAATGTGGAATGCCCTCCATCCCAATTTTTGGGGGTATAGGTTTAGGGAAggggaaaggaaagaaaaagagagagaccgtgaaaaatatatgataaatgtTGGGAATTGAGTTGAAGATAGACGAATGAGGTCAAAAGGAGATGGGATCATGGTCAGAAGAAAGTGAGTGTAATAGCTATAAGTACCCACATATTCCATTGTTTGGAACTCGatgatcttattttttttaaaggtcCTTCCTTGTGGTATTATATTATCTTtgcataatttttctttttaagtttaatttaaaccCTGATGACTTGTATAGGTACTCTATTGTGGAAGGTGATCACTTTTTATGGAAAGATGTGTCAAAACCCTACAGGGAGACTATTCGAGCTTTTCTGGTTTATTTCCAGAGTCAGGTGATTTCGACAAACAAGCTGGGGCtattttttgaatatttctCGGTTGCCCCCTAAAGgatcttttcttttttgcacATATTTTTATATGACTTTTTAAAtccttttatttgtattttaataatttgtttttgagATTATGCGCCTTGAGGTGTGGCATTAACTGCGATTGTGCCAATTATTTGTTTTTGGGGGTAAATTACATCCATTTCCTTTCAGGTTTTCCAAAATACACTCGATGCCCTTGACGTTTTTTACCTTACAATAATCTTCCTCCTTTTATATAACACTAGAAATGAACCAGGCAGGAGTCTATATAGATAGTTTGGGTACACAGCATTTTGTTGTCATATAAACTGAAGGAGGTCTAAGTAGGGATAAAATAGCCATGGAAATGTTTTTGTGtatttatattgttaaataacattttattttcaaatttttagttaaattataCTAATATGATGATCATAATAACCATTATTCATTATGATATTTGATTAGTTGCTTTAGATCAAgctttttcaatcttttatcatttttggTTTTGGCATTAAATTTGGACATTCCTTTTGGTCTTTTTATAGATTCTCCACCGGGCAGAAGAATCATTTTGTTTCAGCAACGGCAGGTCTTTTGTTTCTTATTCAGTAACATTGTTGTTGTCATTTTCTTGTTTGCCATAGTGTTTTCTCACCCTAAAAATACCTTGTTtctattgattatatttgtcaTACTATAATGACAAAAGTTGTGTTGCGCATTAACTGTTactttgtttctttcttctttctttactGGGAGGATAAACTTAAAGTTTTAGATTATGGACTGTGGCACTTGAGTTGGGAATATCCAATTGCAAATTTGGGACTAGAGTCCAACGTTGGGAGTATGAGATTCTGGTGTGGGGTTTATAAGGCCTAGGGCTCTCCAATTACAGCAGCTATCTTTTGTGGTGTGGTTTTCGCCTCCCAAGGTCCAGCCAAACATTAGTAAATGGTTCAGAAAAATTATAGGTTTATTGTAATGCAATCTGTTGCAGAAATGTCAAATAACGGATGCATAGCCAGCGTGCTTCATGATTGGTTTCGTAATCAAATATGTCATGTCAGTTAGATGTATAATGCTCAATGGCTATTCCCTATTATTTGATCTTcagtaaaagtaattaaaatttagatgGGTAGAATGTTCAATACATAATTCTTATAGGATTCCATTCCACGATCTTATCTGGTGTAAAACGGGGTTTTCCTGGCCTGAATTAAGTTAAAAGGGACATTATAACTGGTAGGGTTACTTCTTTCGTTCTCCACCTTATTGTtctctttttgttgttgttgtgcaTGTGACACTGActtaattttagtttgaaaGATTGCATCCTTCCAATCTTTTGAAGAGGGTAGTTCTCTTCTAAAAGTATTACATGTAAACTTAATTAGCATCTTCCAGCATTGAAGAAAATAACTTCTTTTTCATAAAACATAGAAATAGTAATAAATGAGAGATGGAATGGGTTTAACTGCTCTCACGATTCTTTCTACCTAGATTGATAAATAGCTTCTTCTTGCcgatcttatatatatatatatatatatatatatatatatatatatatatatatatatatatatatatatatatatatatatatatatttgtaattttatatgcAAGTTCTGTTGTACTTTGGTGTTATCGGTATTTGCCAAGCTGGTTTATAGAAAGGTTTGACAATCACTATACACTTGTAGAACAACTACCTTACCTTACCAGTATTGTAGACAATAACTACACACCATTTATAAAGGATTTGGCAATCATTGCCAAGACCAATAGAATGGATTGTTCCAACCTGTTGGAGATCATTTAATAGCTTATATAAAGCATCCAGATTGAATGATACTTGGTCATTCATTCTCTCTAGTTGAAATAAAGACTTCATTCACATGTCCAAATTACACATAACAATATACCGCTTTTGCTGGTTGAGATTTTGGGTGTAACATTAAAACATTGTAACTGATTTTTATAAACTATGCAGCATTGGAAATTTCTTTTTTGCAGGAGCACGCATATTTTTTCAGTCCTTGGATGCTGCGATATTTTTGTTTTCGCGGGTTTCAGATATTCCCCCTGAAAGCCTGGTTCTACCTGTGATTTCAACCAATGACAGACTTACATTAGGTTGTGAACTGTGGGTATGCTGTCAATTTATTTAACTGTATAATTATGATTTCACAGAGGTTTATCTTAATAATTCCGAgagaaaatttatttgttcCTGTGAAACGAACTTCATATAGGAATTCACAAAAATGATTGACCTGCTATTTCACTATTATTGCACTATCTTATTTTGTTCTCTAATATCCCTATAGGATGGAACTATTATACGGGGACAAAATGAAATTTCTCATCCAACCAGAGGAACAATTGAGCTTATTAAGAAGGTATGCTCTTGTATTTGTTGTTACATTATGTCCACTCCAATgacaatttgtttatatttcttCCATGGATGTGAAATGAACTTGATAACTTGTATATGTTTTGATGAGGGGCGAATTTTTCCTTCCAAATTATTGGTGGATTTGACTTTAAGTTGAAATATAGAATGATTAGTTTATTCCTTtgctttttcttgttttttttttataaattttcgtGAGGGAATTTTACCTTCCAATGTAAAGTTggattataattttaaagtgaAATATAGATATTATTTTCCCTTTTACGTTTTTGTAATTAGTAATTGCATAGTGGTGATTGGAATGCCCATCTAGTGGATGTCTATGCAATTGATTGAGATTTTACAAAGTGCTGCTGGTTCTTAGTCTCTATAGAGTGAGAGAGGAAGAGACCCATTTCTTTAATGACTGAGCAAAGTAAATATAGGCTTTACAATTTGTACAGGATAAGATTAAAAGCTATATGATCACTTACAAAAGTTACGTGACTTTTTAAAATCTCACATTACATGACTTCTGTTTTAAATTAACCATTCACAATATGATCTAATTGTGCAAATTTACTTTTCTTATTCTCACATGAAAATGCCCTCACGGTGAATAgatttcttataaatattttatttctcgtgttaacattttatattttcatgggTAGGGAAGTTTTTCAACTCCAGCACTTCCTTCAAGAATAAAACGGGTGTTCTACATGTCCAGTGAGGGAAAAAATTTGCTGCATGAGGTAAGTACTGTCTCGTTTGACCCACTTATTTCACATGTTGAAGGATCTTTGCTGTGTGTATCACATCTTATTATGCGTTACCATCAACAATAGTGAGAATCGATGCATTATATGGAAGATGCAAACAGAGGgggaatttatttaattatatttattgtaaatgaaaataaagaaaccaGGGAAAGTTATCCCATAATTAGCATGGATTTGTATTCTGTCTTTCATTGAAGTGTGTAACAtaatattagattaaaaaatattttttcatttgttaatCTAAAAGAATGAAGAAGTCAAATGAGATGGAGGTAAAGAGTAAAGACATGCTCTGTTGACAGAAAAGAAatggtataaaaaaaataacatatatggaTAAACTGATAACTTTCATTCTGATTAAATGCCAATTAGAGAACCTTACGTGGAGGAGAGCCATTTTGCATGGAATGATACTTACATACATAGATAGTCTAACTCTCCTTATTTGGTCCGAACTAGAGTTATTATCCTTTTATAACAAGGTTTCAACTTTTAGTCTACTTGAGGTTCAAACTTGAACTGGGGAAGGGGGAACACTTTTAACATGGAGCTAAATAAGCAACATGTATTTTGAAGGTGGGTACAGTTTTTATTTGTCTGCTTCCATTATGAAAATATCAATACTCGGTACCTTTTAAATTTGCTTATCTCACTGTAGAAATCTAAATATGGATTTGGATTTTAGgtccaaatttataaaaaaaaattataattggaACTGCTTTTTCTCTGTGAATAGGTCTTTCCCTCCGTTAATGCGGCTGTGTTAGAGTGGTTAAATAATGTGGACTGCATTGTATATGGCATGGGCTCCCTTTTTACTTCAATCTGCCCCTCACTGGTAAAGATTCTTATTATTGATGAT
Protein-coding sequences here:
- the LOC108343256 gene encoding uncharacterized protein YNL011C isoform X1 — protein: MRDTWLGPTFCNTLPLSVPVSARILSSSFSSSSSMAASSSHHRFHHHRRCYSNPNPPHPQPALLVFSGGTAFNGVIEELKNFTNRVAHILPVSDDGGSTAEIVRVLGGPAVGDIRSRCLRLSDQSTVEALAVRNLLGHRLPLDPSQAKSEWYSIVEGDHFLWKDVSKPYRETIRAFLVYFQSQILHRAEESFCFSNGSIGNFFFAGARIFFQSLDAAIFLFSRVSDIPPESLVLPVISTNDRLTLGCELWDGTIIRGQNEISHPTRGTIELIKKGSFSTPALPSRIKRVFYMSSEGKNLLHEVFPSVNAAVLEWLNNVDCIVYGMGSLFTSICPSLVLLGIGEIISSRPCLKVLMLNGTRDRETNGFSASCFVTAITDALNRTYGEPGNRLQNLPNHYINTLLVPRNGEIPVDTDSLAAQGIFDVILVDSIRDPKVGIIYDPSSLIRSLADLTDRYMKSQVNDLIDTRR
- the LOC108343256 gene encoding uncharacterized protein YNL011C isoform X2; the protein is MRDTWLGPTFCNTLPLSVPVSARILSSSFSSSSSMAASSSHHRFHHHRRCYSNPNPPHPQPALLVFSGGTAFNGVIEELKNFTNRVAHILPVSDDGGSTAEIVRVLGGPAVGDIRSRCLRLSDQSTVEALAVRNLLGHRLPLDPSQAKSEWYSIVEGDHFLWKDVSKPYRETIRAFLVYFQSQILHRAEESFCFSNGSIGNFFFAGARIFFQSLDAAIFLFSRVSDIPPESLVLPVISTNDRLTLGCELMELLYGDKMKFLIQPEEQLSLLRSFSTPALPSRIKRVFYMSSEGKNLLHEVFPSVNAAVLEWLNNVDCIVYGMGSLFTSICPSLVLLGIGEIISSRPCLKVLMLNGTRDRETNGFSASCFVTAITDALNRTYGEPGNRLQNLPNHYINTLLVPRNGEIPVDTDSLAAQGIFDVILVDSIRDPKVGIIYDPSSLIRSLADLTDRYMKSQVNDLIDTRR
- the LOC108343256 gene encoding uncharacterized protein YNL011C isoform X3, whose product is MRDTWLGPTFCNTLPLSVPVSARILSSSFSSSSSMAASSSHHRFHHHRRCYSNPNPPHPQPALLVFSGGTAFNGVIEELKNFTNRVAHILPVSDDGGSTAEIVRVLGGPAVGDIRSRCLRLSDQSTVEALAVRNLLGHRLPLDPSQAKSEWYSIVEGDHFLWKDVSKPYRETIRAFLVYFQSQILHRAEESFCFSNGSIGNFFFAGARIFFQSLDAAIFLFSRVSDIPPESLVLPVISTNDRLTLGCELWDGTIIRGQNEISHPTRGTIELIKKGSFSTPALPSRIKRVFYMSSEGKNLLHEVFPSVNAAVLEWLNNVDCIVYGMGSLFTSICPSLVLLGIGEIISSRPCLKGVFLDWIAKCFLFCNCHYGCSKSNIWRTWQSLTESSKSLYKYPFGAEKW